The Mucilaginibacter terrenus genome has a segment encoding these proteins:
- a CDS encoding DUF5723 family protein, translating to MKKILPVLILLLFTVNCFGQQFAQYNTGTLYDSFENLSQRSFIPDSSRKYAFNFFLPNLSVNSYLKGNAQVPLKTRAFSGYYTADNLKVGPGNVYNRVNANVNNYWVMFKVFTSLEGNSEVGVSLQTRAEGRGLFTDETVALYAGPGAFPKDHYDDIFNNTGTYQAYHQASFTYREKLSKKFAVGIKLSALMGIRYQKATVTSSSIDFDRANDAALLSMTGRYYLNYNPGPFNSHDYLPTFRNPGAAIGIGTSLRTRDNFNLQFNFKDVGFIHWSSRSTVYNFASADTIFNLSTSRRENNIYDAVKNIAKTNVTVGSFTTPTNGKFEVSANKQFWLDYDNRYKYSPTLILSKELFFDGFTAALVNPFQYKNYVVTLTTAYDNNRVFSLGGQFMIKSPNAEFFIGSERFLPTASTALAGLKSNSQINKNAAYTAVDLFLGVSFKFGPVIEHPLNASFIPTENSPGFIKRLYNRIFGKDNGD from the coding sequence ATGAAGAAAATTTTACCGGTTCTTATCCTTCTGTTGTTCACTGTCAACTGCTTCGGCCAACAATTTGCGCAATACAATACCGGCACTTTGTACGATTCCTTTGAGAACCTGTCGCAACGGTCCTTCATTCCTGATTCCAGCCGTAAGTACGCCTTTAACTTTTTTCTTCCAAATTTATCTGTAAACTCTTATTTGAAAGGAAACGCGCAGGTACCACTTAAAACAAGGGCATTTTCGGGCTATTACACGGCAGACAACTTAAAGGTTGGGCCAGGCAACGTATATAACCGGGTAAATGCCAATGTAAACAACTATTGGGTTATGTTTAAAGTGTTTACAAGTTTAGAGGGCAACTCCGAGGTTGGCGTATCGTTGCAAACGCGGGCGGAAGGCCGGGGACTTTTTACCGATGAAACTGTAGCCTTATATGCAGGCCCTGGTGCTTTCCCGAAAGACCATTACGATGATATTTTTAACAATACCGGCACTTACCAGGCCTACCATCAGGCTAGTTTTACATACCGCGAAAAGCTAAGTAAAAAGTTTGCTGTTGGTATAAAGTTAAGCGCGTTAATGGGTATACGCTATCAAAAAGCGACGGTAACGTCATCCAGCATTGATTTTGACCGGGCCAATGATGCGGCTTTGCTGAGTATGACCGGCAGGTACTACCTTAATTATAACCCGGGCCCATTTAACTCGCACGATTACTTACCAACCTTTAGAAACCCCGGTGCTGCCATTGGTATAGGAACATCATTACGTACCCGCGATAACTTTAACCTGCAGTTCAACTTTAAAGATGTAGGCTTTATCCACTGGAGCAGCAGGTCTACGGTTTACAACTTTGCCTCTGCAGATACCATCTTTAACTTATCTACATCACGCAGGGAAAACAACATTTACGATGCTGTAAAAAACATAGCTAAAACAAACGTAACTGTTGGTTCTTTTACAACGCCTACAAATGGCAAGTTTGAAGTAAGTGCGAATAAACAATTCTGGCTTGATTACGATAACAGGTACAAATACTCGCCAACCCTAATACTGTCCAAAGAGCTATTTTTTGACGGCTTTACCGCGGCATTGGTCAATCCTTTTCAGTACAAAAATTATGTAGTAACCCTTACTACAGCATACGATAATAACAGGGTATTTAGCCTTGGTGGGCAGTTTATGATTAAAAGCCCCAATGCGGAGTTCTTTATTGGCAGCGAACGTTTCCTGCCTACAGCAAGCACAGCCCTTGCTGGCCTGAAAAGCAACTCGCAGATCAACAAAAATGCGGCCTATACGGCTGTGGACCTCTTTCTTGGGGTATCGTTTAAGTTCGGGCCGGTTATAGAGCATCCACTGAATGCCAGCTTTATCCCTACCGAGAACAGCCCGGGCTTTATCAAGCGTTTATACAACCGAATTTTCGGGAAAGATAACGGGGATTAA
- a CDS encoding DUF423 domain-containing protein — translation MNKRIITTAAIFGAIAVICGAFGAHALKAVLLPRQLEVWQTGVQYQFYHVFALLFLSTFSRVKTGLINAAFYLFTFGIVLFSGSLYLLACRDILKMPGLSVVGPVTPIGGLLFIAGWVSLALAALKNK, via the coding sequence ATGAACAAACGAATTATAACAACCGCAGCCATATTTGGTGCAATTGCCGTTATCTGTGGTGCTTTTGGCGCCCATGCGCTTAAGGCTGTATTGTTACCCCGGCAATTAGAAGTATGGCAAACGGGTGTGCAGTACCAGTTTTACCATGTGTTTGCATTGTTGTTCCTATCTACCTTTAGTCGCGTAAAAACGGGATTAATCAACGCTGCTTTCTACTTATTTACCTTTGGTATTGTACTATTTTCCGGCTCGCTGTATCTGCTGGCTTGCCGCGATATCCTGAAAATGCCGGGGTTGAGTGTAGTTGGCCCGGTTACCCCAATAGGTGGCCTGCTGTTTATTGCCGGATGGGTATCACTTGCGCTGGCTGCTTTAAAAAATAAATAA
- the priA gene encoding replication restart helicase PriA, protein MLEFAQAPQSNRRTLFVDVILPLAISRNYTYRVPFEMNDHIAIGKRVVVQFGKSRLYTAIVAGVGELAPEKYEAKYIIEILDNKPIVTERQLQFWHWVAEYYMCNEGEVMNAALPSALKLASETKVTLNKEYEFDKTLLNDKEFMITEALDLQPELTISDIVKLLGQKTVMPVLKSLFEKNIIHISEEVSERFKPRRKTFITLHPSYNNQDNLRELFEILERRAPKQADAVLAFIKLSRQQKTVTKAELIEDSGAGDGSIRALIDKEVFIAEERAISRLRYDEDEEAISTFTLSDVQQTALEDIQNQFASKDVVLLHGVTASGKTQVYIRLIEAVIATGKQVLYLLPEIALTTHIIERLRIYFGGSIGVYHSRFNDNERVEVWQKVLQGEYKVILGARSSVFLPFQDLGLIIVDEEHETSYKQYDPAPRYNARDAAVYLANMHKGKVLLGSATPSFETYYNARTNKYGLVELNERYGGVQLPLIEVVSIAAETKQKTMQSHFTSVLIADVQQAIENKEQVILFQNRRGYAPVLMCRVCAYTPKCINCDVSLTFHKHTGKLHCHYCGYKEDSPSICPACGSTHLEYKGFGTEKVEDELSVLMPDARLARMDLDTTRSRNSLQNILNDLEDKKIDVLVGTQMVAKGLDFADVTVIGIINADSLLKYPDYRANERSFQMLAQVSGRAGRRGKQGKVVIQTYDPSHRVIRQVIENDYADLYSTELEERKGFNYPPFYRIINIDIKHQNPEILYNQAEYLANELRKHFGERVIGPEAPLINRIRNYYIKSIMLKFERENTSMAKAKALIRETITQFQTTKLSKGSIVQPDVDPY, encoded by the coding sequence ATGTTAGAGTTTGCCCAGGCTCCGCAAAGCAACCGCCGCACGCTGTTTGTAGACGTGATATTACCGCTGGCTATCAGCCGTAACTACACCTACCGTGTTCCTTTTGAGATGAACGACCACATAGCTATAGGCAAACGTGTGGTGGTTCAGTTTGGCAAAAGCAGGCTATACACCGCTATAGTGGCTGGTGTTGGCGAACTTGCACCGGAGAAGTACGAAGCAAAATACATTATAGAGATACTGGACAATAAACCCATTGTTACCGAAAGGCAGCTGCAATTTTGGCATTGGGTAGCTGAATACTACATGTGCAACGAAGGGGAGGTAATGAATGCCGCCCTGCCCAGCGCGTTGAAACTGGCGAGTGAAACGAAAGTAACGCTTAACAAAGAATACGAGTTTGATAAAACCTTGCTGAACGATAAGGAGTTTATGATAACAGAGGCGCTCGACTTGCAACCCGAACTCACGATCAGCGACATTGTGAAGCTGCTCGGTCAAAAAACGGTGATGCCGGTACTTAAGTCTTTATTCGAGAAGAATATCATACATATTTCCGAAGAGGTAAGCGAGCGGTTTAAACCGCGCAGGAAAACCTTTATAACGCTGCATCCGTCATACAACAATCAGGATAACTTACGTGAGCTTTTTGAGATACTGGAACGCCGCGCGCCAAAGCAGGCCGATGCGGTGCTGGCGTTTATTAAGCTGTCCAGGCAGCAGAAAACCGTTACAAAAGCAGAGCTGATTGAAGACAGCGGAGCAGGCGATGGCAGTATACGCGCGCTCATTGACAAAGAAGTATTTATTGCCGAAGAACGGGCCATAAGCCGCCTGCGTTATGATGAAGACGAAGAAGCAATCAGTACATTCACTTTAAGCGATGTACAGCAAACTGCATTGGAGGATATTCAGAATCAGTTTGCAAGTAAAGACGTAGTGTTGCTGCACGGGGTAACGGCGTCTGGTAAAACACAGGTCTACATCAGGCTGATAGAGGCCGTAATAGCGACCGGTAAACAGGTACTGTACTTGCTGCCGGAGATAGCATTAACAACGCACATTATCGAGCGGCTACGCATCTACTTTGGCGGATCGATAGGGGTTTATCACTCGCGGTTTAATGATAACGAGCGGGTAGAAGTATGGCAAAAGGTACTGCAGGGCGAATACAAGGTGATACTTGGCGCGCGCTCCTCTGTGTTTTTGCCGTTTCAGGACCTGGGTTTGATTATTGTGGATGAAGAGCACGAAACTTCCTATAAACAGTATGATCCTGCACCACGCTACAACGCCCGCGATGCAGCGGTGTACCTCGCCAACATGCATAAGGGCAAAGTGCTGCTGGGGTCTGCTACACCGTCGTTTGAAACCTACTATAATGCACGTACCAACAAGTATGGTCTGGTAGAACTTAACGAACGTTACGGGGGAGTGCAGTTGCCTTTGATAGAAGTGGTAAGCATTGCTGCCGAAACAAAGCAGAAGACCATGCAATCGCACTTCACCAGTGTATTAATAGCCGATGTACAGCAGGCTATTGAAAACAAGGAGCAGGTGATCTTGTTCCAGAACCGCCGTGGCTACGCACCTGTGCTGATGTGCCGCGTTTGCGCTTACACGCCCAAATGTATCAACTGCGATGTAAGCCTTACCTTCCATAAACACACCGGTAAACTGCATTGCCATTATTGTGGCTACAAAGAGGATAGCCCTTCCATATGCCCGGCATGTGGCTCCACGCACCTGGAGTACAAGGGCTTTGGAACCGAAAAAGTCGAGGACGAGCTATCCGTTCTTATGCCTGATGCACGCCTCGCTCGTATGGACCTTGATACCACGCGTTCCCGTAATTCTTTGCAGAATATCCTTAATGATTTAGAGGATAAAAAAATAGATGTGCTGGTAGGTACTCAAATGGTGGCCAAGGGGCTGGACTTTGCCGATGTAACCGTAATCGGCATTATAAACGCGGATAGCCTGCTCAAATATCCCGACTACCGTGCCAACGAGCGGAGCTTTCAGATGCTGGCCCAGGTAAGCGGTCGTGCCGGCCGGCGGGGCAAACAAGGCAAGGTGGTTATCCAAACTTACGATCCATCGCACCGGGTAATAAGGCAGGTAATTGAGAATGACTATGCTGACCTTTATTCGACCGAATTAGAAGAACGCAAAGGATTTAACTACCCGCCGTTCTATCGCATTATCAACATTGATATCAAACACCAAAACCCCGAGATCTTATATAATCAGGCTGAGTACCTTGCAAACGAATTGCGTAAGCATTTTGGTGAACGGGTAATTGGCCCCGAGGCGCCGCTGATCAACCGGATACGTAATTACTATATCAAGTCCATAATGCTCAAATTCGAGCGGGAAAACACCTCAATGGCAAAGGCAAAGGCACTTATCAGGGAGACCATAACGCAATTCCAAACCACTAAACTTAGCAAGGGCAGCATAGTACAGCCCGATGTCGACCCTTATTGA
- a CDS encoding protein-L-isoaspartate(D-aspartate) O-methyltransferase: MAYKFIDNYREQGARKRLVEVLQKKGITDEQVLKAIGKVPRHFFFDETFWNQAYKDIAFPIGEGQTISQPYTVAYQTELLHIRKGDKVLEIGTGCGYQTCILLELGARVCTIERQEKLYERTIQVLPYMGYKPKFFLGDGSVGIPGDAPYDKIIVTAGAPTVPDLLLKQLSIGGILVIPVGDEKSQKMVTVLKTAEHDYERHVLDTFRFVPLVGDRAW, encoded by the coding sequence ATGGCTTATAAGTTTATAGATAATTACCGGGAACAGGGGGCACGTAAGAGATTAGTAGAAGTATTACAAAAGAAAGGTATTACTGATGAGCAGGTGTTGAAAGCCATAGGCAAAGTACCGCGTCATTTTTTCTTCGATGAGACTTTCTGGAACCAGGCCTATAAGGACATCGCTTTCCCAATAGGCGAGGGGCAAACCATTTCACAGCCTTATACCGTTGCCTACCAAACCGAACTGCTGCACATCCGCAAAGGTGATAAGGTGCTTGAAATAGGTACCGGCTGCGGATATCAGACGTGCATATTATTGGAACTTGGTGCACGTGTTTGTACTATAGAACGTCAGGAGAAATTGTATGAGCGTACCATTCAGGTGCTGCCTTACATGGGCTATAAGCCAAAGTTTTTTCTGGGTGATGGTTCTGTTGGTATACCGGGGGATGCGCCCTACGATAAAATAATTGTAACTGCAGGGGCACCTACAGTGCCCGACTTGTTATTAAAACAACTTAGCATTGGCGGCATTTTAGTTATACCGGTAGGAGATGAAAAATCGCAGAAGATGGTAACTGTTTTAAAAACGGCTGAACACGATTACGAGCGGCATGTATTGGATACTTTCAGATTTGTACCGCTGGTAGGAGACAGAGCTTGGTGA
- the smpB gene encoding SsrA-binding protein SmpB produces MKQDIYIKNKKAYFEYHILDKYVAGIKLLGTEIKSIREGKANVNDAFCTFINDELYVRNLHISEYSFGSFYNHEAKRDRVLLLNKKELKKLQTRGEEKGLTIVPLALFISERGFAKLEIGLAQGKKTFDKRETLKERDTKIEMDRAMKR; encoded by the coding sequence ATGAAGCAGGACATATATATTAAGAATAAGAAAGCCTATTTTGAATACCATATACTGGACAAGTATGTGGCAGGCATAAAGTTGCTTGGAACGGAGATCAAATCCATTCGCGAGGGCAAAGCTAACGTAAATGATGCTTTCTGCACGTTCATTAACGACGAATTGTACGTTCGTAACCTCCATATTTCAGAATACTCCTTTGGCTCCTTCTATAACCATGAGGCAAAACGCGACCGTGTTTTGCTGCTAAATAAAAAGGAGCTAAAGAAGCTCCAGACCCGTGGTGAAGAAAAGGGGTTGACCATTGTTCCGCTGGCGTTGTTTATCAGCGAACGCGGCTTTGCCAAACTGGAGATAGGCCTCGCCCAGGGTAAAAAGACCTTCGATAAACGCGAAACACTGAAGGAGCGTGATACAAAGATAGAGATGGACCGGGCAATGAAGAGGTAA
- a CDS encoding Nramp family divalent metal transporter, whose amino-acid sequence MITSESLGDVHNSVSTENKTGWKKVLSFLGPAYLVSVGYMDPGNWATDLAAGSQFGYKLIWVLLLSNLIALLLQNLAVRLGIVRGLDLAQASKHTYPRFVNFCLYILAQIAIIACDLAEVIGMAIGLNLLFGLPLIWGVSITMLDTLLLLFLLNKGMRKLEGFIITLIFIVGVSFLVEMFIVKPDVVEIAKGFIPANLNNQALYIAIGIIGATVMPHNLYLHSSLVQTRKIDRSESGIRSAIKFNFWDTTIALNLAFFVNAAILILAASAFFGRGYHEVAEIQDAHKLLDHIFGKIAPALFALALIAAGQSSTVTGTLAGQIIMEGHLNLRIAPWLRRLLTRIFAIVPAFFTIMHAGEQGLGKLLILSQVVLSLQLGFAIIPLIHFTSDRKRMGKFASSVWLQVLAWIFAVLIVGLNARLVIQEINSWAADNPSSGNLVHYVITPIAVAIGALLLYVFLRPLLFKHADKPAYIPHGIAAALDNLEAVHYDHIAVTIDFSKNDQDCIRHALMQGGKDAKYTLIHVVETAAARYYGDTVMDNETQSDVNNLDKYVVALKALHYNAEAVIGYGGPATAIAQIVNKSSIDFMVMGSHGHKVLKDLIFGTTVNSVRHKVNIPVLVVKPGKK is encoded by the coding sequence ATGATAACAAGCGAATCTTTAGGAGATGTACACAATTCGGTAAGTACCGAAAATAAAACGGGATGGAAAAAAGTACTGTCCTTCCTGGGGCCTGCTTACCTGGTGAGCGTTGGCTACATGGACCCTGGCAACTGGGCAACGGACCTTGCGGCAGGTAGCCAGTTTGGCTATAAGCTAATCTGGGTGTTACTGCTGTCCAACCTGATAGCCCTTCTGCTGCAAAACCTCGCCGTACGGCTGGGCATTGTACGCGGGCTCGATCTTGCACAGGCATCAAAACACACCTACCCGCGTTTTGTAAACTTTTGCCTGTATATACTTGCACAAATAGCCATTATAGCCTGCGACCTGGCCGAAGTTATAGGTATGGCAATAGGCTTAAACCTGCTGTTTGGCTTACCATTAATATGGGGAGTATCCATCACCATGCTGGACACCCTGCTACTCCTCTTCCTGCTAAACAAGGGCATGCGTAAGTTAGAAGGCTTTATCATCACGCTAATATTTATTGTGGGTGTATCCTTCCTGGTAGAGATGTTTATTGTTAAGCCTGATGTTGTGGAGATAGCCAAAGGGTTTATTCCTGCAAACCTTAATAACCAGGCCCTATATATAGCGATAGGTATTATTGGGGCGACAGTGATGCCACACAATTTGTACCTGCACTCCTCTTTGGTGCAAACACGTAAGATAGACCGTTCCGAGTCGGGCATCAGGTCGGCCATCAAGTTTAACTTTTGGGACACAACCATTGCGCTCAATCTTGCTTTTTTTGTAAATGCCGCCATTTTGATACTTGCTGCCAGCGCGTTTTTTGGGCGCGGTTATCATGAAGTAGCGGAGATACAGGATGCACACAAGCTGCTTGATCACATATTTGGCAAAATAGCACCGGCATTGTTTGCACTGGCTTTAATTGCAGCGGGTCAAAGCAGCACCGTTACAGGTACGCTTGCCGGCCAGATAATTATGGAAGGGCACCTGAATTTACGTATTGCACCATGGCTACGCCGATTGCTTACCAGGATATTTGCTATTGTGCCCGCCTTTTTTACCATTATGCACGCCGGCGAACAGGGTTTAGGCAAGCTGTTAATTTTAAGCCAGGTGGTACTAAGCTTACAGTTAGGCTTTGCTATTATTCCGCTTATACACTTTACGTCCGACAGGAAACGCATGGGCAAGTTTGCCAGCAGTGTTTGGTTGCAGGTGCTTGCCTGGATATTCGCGGTGTTGATTGTTGGGCTAAACGCAAGGCTGGTAATACAGGAAATAAACAGTTGGGCGGCAGATAATCCATCGTCTGGAAACCTTGTACATTATGTAATAACGCCAATAGCCGTGGCAATAGGCGCTTTACTGCTATATGTGTTCCTAAGGCCTCTGCTTTTTAAGCACGCTGATAAACCTGCTTACATTCCACATGGTATTGCGGCAGCGCTGGATAATCTGGAAGCCGTGCACTACGACCACATAGCGGTTACAATAGATTTCTCTAAAAACGACCAGGACTGTATCAGGCACGCGTTAATGCAGGGTGGTAAGGATGCGAAATATACGCTTATACATGTTGTTGAAACTGCAGCCGCCCGTTACTACGGCGATACCGTGATGGATAATGAGACGCAAAGCGATGTAAACAATCTTGACAAATACGTTGTTGCGCTGAAGGCATTGCACTATAATGCAGAAGCAGTAATAGGCTACGGTGGCCCGGCAACAGCCATTGCTCAAATTGTAAATAAATCAAGTATAGACTTTATGGTAATGGGATCGCACGGCCATAAGGTGTTAAAGGACCTTATATTTGGAACTACTGTAAACAGTGTAAGGCACAAGGTAAACATCCCGGTACTGGTGGTAAAACCCGGCAAGAAATAA
- a CDS encoding metal-dependent transcriptional regulator produces MNTLAEENYLKAIYKLAASVESVSTNQIAASLDTKASSVTDMVRKLSEKGLINYTRYQGVSLTTSGEKVALNIIRKHRLWEYFLVEKLHFKWDEVHEMAEEMEHISSNELIDRLDEFMGFPKRDPHGDPIPDRDGCFKTNELKPISSVGVYSGGIISGVREHSTAFLQYLDKQQLTIGKKIIVKEIIQYDGTVVLQTGNKEIHISREVANNLLITL; encoded by the coding sequence ATGAATACTTTAGCCGAAGAGAATTACCTGAAAGCTATATACAAACTGGCAGCCTCAGTAGAGAGTGTAAGCACCAATCAAATCGCAGCTTCGCTTGACACCAAGGCGTCATCGGTAACCGATATGGTGCGCAAACTTTCCGAGAAAGGTTTGATAAACTACACCCGGTACCAGGGCGTGAGCCTTACAACATCGGGCGAAAAGGTGGCACTGAACATCATACGGAAGCACCGGCTTTGGGAATACTTCCTGGTAGAAAAACTTCATTTTAAATGGGACGAGGTGCACGAGATGGCCGAAGAGATGGAGCACATATCCTCAAACGAATTGATTGACCGCCTTGATGAGTTTATGGGTTTTCCAAAGCGCGACCCGCATGGCGACCCTATCCCCGACCGCGACGGCTGTTTTAAAACAAATGAACTTAAACCAATTTCATCTGTGGGCGTTTACAGCGGGGGTATCATCTCCGGCGTGCGCGAACACTCTACAGCATTCCTGCAGTACCTGGATAAACAACAGCTTACCATTGGGAAGAAGATAATTGTGAAAGAGATAATACAATATGACGGCACAGTAGTGCTGCAAACCGGAAACAAAGAGATACATATTAGCCGCGAAGTGGCAAATAACCTGCTTATAACCTTATGA
- a CDS encoding Lrp/AsnC family transcriptional regulator has translation MAAELDKIDLQILKILQENGRITNLQLSNEIGLSPAPTLERVRKLENAQYIKSYHALVDEEKLGLGIKTFIQISLDFHQKNTIQTFLDEIQTIKEVTECHHVTGQCDFLLKVYVRDIKSYEQLIMEKISRITVVKTFQTMMIMSTSKKEPIVPLEY, from the coding sequence ATGGCAGCTGAATTAGATAAGATAGACCTCCAAATACTCAAGATATTACAAGAAAACGGCCGCATAACCAACCTGCAGCTATCTAACGAAATTGGCCTTTCACCGGCCCCAACGCTTGAGCGTGTGCGTAAACTAGAGAACGCCCAGTACATAAAAAGTTACCACGCGCTGGTTGATGAAGAGAAACTTGGGCTAGGTATAAAAACTTTTATACAAATCTCGCTGGATTTTCACCAGAAGAATACCATTCAGACTTTTCTGGACGAGATACAGACCATTAAGGAAGTTACCGAGTGCCACCACGTAACCGGACAATGCGATTTCTTATTGAAGGTTTACGTACGCGACATAAAATCGTATGAGCAACTTATAATGGAAAAGATAAGCCGCATAACGGTGGTGAAAACCTTCCAGACCATGATGATCATGAGCACCAGCAAAAAGGAGCCTATTGTTCCGCTGGAATACTAA
- the ung gene encoding uracil-DNA glycosylase, translating to MAGELHPSWMKVVGDELTKPYMANLKGFLQQEKEAGHTVYPKNADIFNAFNKTPFDKVKVVILGQDPYHGEHQAHGLSFSVQRGIAVPRSLANIYKELKTDIPGFVIPNHGNLEKWAEQGVLLLNTSLTVRANQAGSHSKKGWEQFTDAVIRKISDECTGVVFILWGAHAQSKIALIDTQKHHILKSVHPSPLSVERGFWGSKPFSKTNEFLIKEGKEPIDWQV from the coding sequence ATGGCAGGAGAATTACACCCATCGTGGATGAAGGTTGTAGGTGACGAATTAACCAAACCTTACATGGCTAACCTGAAAGGTTTTTTACAGCAGGAAAAAGAAGCAGGGCACACAGTCTACCCGAAAAACGCCGATATATTCAACGCTTTTAACAAGACACCGTTCGATAAAGTTAAGGTAGTTATACTGGGACAAGACCCCTATCATGGCGAACACCAGGCACATGGGCTATCGTTTTCTGTACAACGGGGAATTGCTGTACCGCGGTCGCTGGCAAACATTTATAAAGAACTGAAGACCGATATTCCAGGCTTTGTGATCCCTAATCATGGCAACCTGGAGAAGTGGGCAGAGCAGGGGGTGTTACTTCTGAATACTTCGCTTACGGTACGCGCCAACCAGGCAGGCTCGCACTCAAAAAAGGGCTGGGAACAATTTACCGACGCCGTGATCAGGAAAATCTCCGACGAATGTACGGGAGTGGTATTCATCCTGTGGGGAGCGCACGCGCAATCTAAAATAGCGCTCATAGATACGCAAAAGCATCACATTCTAAAATCAGTGCATCCCTCGCCACTGTCAGTAGAGCGCGGCTTTTGGGGCTCTAAGCCGTTCTCCAAAACCAACGAGTTCCTGATAAAAGAAGGTAAGGAGCCTATTGACTGGCAAGTGTAG
- a CDS encoding tetratricopeptide repeat protein encodes MSNIVRLIIACVMMGAGVTLCAFGFWGWGITVFILGGFLLLTFFFNENMIIAQYYLRKENSEGAEKFLDKITDYEKQLYKSQHGYYNLLIGLIESRKSPMKSEKYFKKALQLGMSMSHNTALAKLSLAGISMAKRNKREAEMYLKEAAKDDKNKLLADQIKMMKGQMAQMDKQQVVRGGFRQQKF; translated from the coding sequence ATGTCGAATATAGTTAGGCTAATTATTGCCTGTGTTATGATGGGAGCCGGTGTAACACTTTGTGCATTCGGTTTCTGGGGCTGGGGTATTACCGTGTTTATATTGGGCGGCTTTTTGCTGCTTACGTTCTTCTTTAACGAGAACATGATTATTGCGCAATATTACTTGCGTAAAGAAAATTCCGAAGGCGCCGAGAAGTTCCTGGATAAGATTACCGACTACGAAAAGCAACTATATAAATCGCAGCATGGCTATTATAACCTGCTGATAGGATTGATAGAATCGCGCAAATCGCCAATGAAGTCAGAAAAGTATTTTAAGAAAGCCCTGCAGCTAGGTATGAGCATGTCTCACAATACGGCGCTGGCAAAACTTAGCCTTGCGGGCATATCGATGGCTAAACGCAACAAACGCGAGGCAGAAATGTACTTGAAAGAAGCCGCTAAGGACGACAAGAATAAGTTGCTGGCAGATCAGATAAAAATGATGAAAGGCCAGATGGCCCAAATGGATAAGCAGCAGGTAGTACGCGGTGGTTTCCGCCAGCAAAAGTTCTAA